The Desulfarculaceae bacterium genome window below encodes:
- a CDS encoding GNAT family N-acetyltransferase, with translation MQALEALNESWDSLANATPEPSIFANSAWLRPWIRVVSKNEGVVPIIAQIFDKQDMIMGLALQHSVENRDRVFMLGFPWCDYAGLVYEPGKLRPWGVRWLVKSLRNRFTDKWNLSEVPLDSPLCTAWKELGGVIQPGTTVSSLDLADTATCHRLLSRKEYQIKWRRLCRLGEVACIHESTPGGVAAGMPSFIALHKRQWRDRNDVVAPFDGSVVDDQFRTAGIALAEKGMLLLTKLTLNGEPIAMYYGFKIGNWYGGYRTAYSLEYRKLSPGHLMLNRMIEEFPGMGIAELDFMRGDYPYKLHYTNKKRKNVILLSD, from the coding sequence ATGCAGGCATTGGAAGCCCTAAATGAATCATGGGATAGCTTGGCAAATGCGACTCCAGAACCGAGCATCTTTGCAAATTCTGCATGGCTCCGGCCTTGGATACGTGTTGTTTCCAAGAATGAAGGTGTTGTACCCATCATTGCTCAGATTTTTGATAAGCAAGATATGATTATGGGCCTAGCCTTACAGCATAGTGTAGAGAATCGGGACAGAGTATTCATGCTTGGCTTTCCTTGGTGCGACTATGCAGGGCTGGTGTATGAGCCGGGCAAGTTACGGCCGTGGGGTGTGCGCTGGCTCGTGAAAAGCCTTCGCAATAGATTCACTGATAAATGGAATTTGTCGGAGGTCCCGCTAGACAGCCCCCTGTGCACGGCTTGGAAGGAGTTGGGAGGTGTAATACAGCCGGGAACTACTGTGTCTAGCCTAGATTTGGCCGATACAGCAACATGCCACCGCCTCCTTTCTAGGAAGGAATACCAAATCAAATGGCGCCGGTTGTGCCGACTTGGGGAGGTGGCTTGTATCCATGAAAGTACTCCCGGGGGCGTAGCAGCGGGCATGCCTTCTTTCATTGCCCTTCATAAGCGTCAATGGCGCGATCGGAATGACGTTGTTGCGCCTTTCGATGGCAGCGTAGTGGATGACCAATTTCGTACCGCTGGTATTGCCTTGGCAGAGAAAGGGATGTTATTGTTGACAAAGCTCACTCTCAATGGCGAACCGATAGCCATGTATTATGGTTTTAAAATTGGGAATTGGTACGGAGGATATCGCACTGCGTATTCCTTGGAATACAGAAAGCTGTCACCAGGTCACCTCATGCTGAATAGAATGATTGAAGAGTTTCCCGGAATGGGCATAGCGGAGCTAGATTTCATGCGCGGAGACTATCCATATAAGTTGCACTATACGAACAAAAAGCGGAAAAATGTTATTTTACTATCAGATTAG
- a CDS encoding SPASM domain-containing protein: MISRFGNTRNVMMVNHYGIGNGILMFPILKAYEQSNPNVSYYHLENPFLSEIISAQHGGLCRFLGEFPSTWRRFRDEEIKDIRSFVSQSNIDTIVNLRCLSPDSDTGYENFRHQGLAKVSWVSLYEQSAPWIASGAHVFQCISKTLGVEYINYLPFHEQAYLRSVFPKRGTAPTLRIGFFLPASQVIKRWKVKEWVELALLLLERTNSHIMVFSGVKEDEKRDAEAFFQCMAKRGGKVMAAISHHPAKSLLSTINSLAALDILISNDTWAVHAADALDLPTVGLYFSTCPTLWGSRNPKSLNLWSPQGANCRHQDRVAGTCTKYYDHCAAPCRDGLSAYAVWRQMRPLIAVDKLKSTRSSRLEKFGSIMLGWNARGKDGRVCIENVFADKQTSIKRRDWDALAGKCMWTEEHSLNDAIEKLKECRILFDTEAEGKQWRDHVLNSQQPTLPLIDQVELTNQCCFQCIMCARPKMQRPVGWMAPKVFIRLLEQMSPKQKYIGLHHFGDSLLYNQLPHYISLAAQVGVETGLSGNPQLLTDSQGENILKAGLSHIVLSLDSLNPFRFKRIRGATADLALADANIRNFVRKRDEGGFSTCITLQMIQMNINHDEGEAFLEYATSVGVDHAVVVPVGRWDFEDDTAANLGVDETRHTHDFCRRPFESVVVLWDGRVVPCCHDYNGEIILGDLSHQTLQQIWDSTAVKAFRQGHERTSLCRRCNFSHARLRETRQRIGVMRFHWVREENLEWHNPESNRILKYEGFNPARK, translated from the coding sequence ATGATTTCTCGATTTGGCAACACGCGTAACGTAATGATGGTTAATCATTACGGCATTGGAAACGGCATTCTTATGTTTCCAATCCTAAAGGCGTATGAGCAAAGCAATCCGAATGTAAGCTACTACCACCTGGAAAATCCTTTCTTAAGTGAAATAATCTCTGCCCAGCATGGGGGACTGTGTCGCTTTTTAGGGGAATTTCCAAGCACGTGGAGGCGATTCAGGGATGAAGAGATCAAAGATATCCGTTCATTTGTCTCACAGTCCAACATTGACACCATTGTCAATCTGCGTTGCTTGTCTCCGGATAGTGACACGGGCTACGAAAATTTTCGACATCAAGGATTAGCTAAGGTATCTTGGGTTTCTCTCTACGAGCAATCCGCTCCTTGGATCGCGAGCGGCGCACATGTTTTTCAGTGCATAAGCAAAACGCTGGGAGTGGAGTACATTAACTATTTACCTTTTCACGAACAGGCATATCTGAGGTCGGTTTTCCCGAAAAGAGGCACAGCACCTACTCTGCGTATCGGTTTCTTTCTGCCAGCCAGCCAAGTCATCAAGCGTTGGAAAGTTAAAGAGTGGGTTGAACTGGCCCTATTACTGTTGGAACGGACCAACTCCCACATTATGGTATTTTCAGGAGTAAAAGAAGACGAGAAGCGTGATGCGGAAGCCTTTTTCCAGTGCATGGCCAAACGCGGTGGCAAAGTTATGGCCGCGATTTCGCACCATCCCGCCAAGAGTCTACTCTCTACCATTAATAGCCTTGCTGCGTTGGACATCTTAATCTCCAACGATACGTGGGCCGTGCATGCGGCGGATGCCTTGGATTTACCTACGGTTGGACTATATTTTAGCACGTGCCCGACTCTTTGGGGTAGCCGTAACCCCAAGAGCCTAAACCTATGGAGTCCACAAGGCGCTAACTGCAGACACCAGGACCGTGTCGCCGGGACTTGCACTAAATACTATGACCACTGCGCGGCACCATGCCGCGATGGCTTGTCAGCATATGCGGTATGGAGGCAGATGCGGCCACTTATTGCTGTGGACAAACTCAAATCTACTCGATCCTCCCGACTGGAAAAATTCGGAAGTATCATGTTGGGCTGGAATGCACGCGGTAAGGATGGGCGAGTTTGTATTGAAAACGTCTTTGCCGATAAGCAGACGAGCATTAAACGGAGGGATTGGGATGCCTTGGCGGGCAAATGCATGTGGACCGAGGAACACTCGCTTAATGATGCGATTGAAAAGTTAAAGGAGTGCCGTATTCTATTTGACACCGAAGCAGAGGGCAAACAATGGCGAGACCACGTCCTCAACAGTCAACAGCCTACCCTGCCCTTAATTGATCAAGTTGAGCTGACCAACCAATGTTGCTTCCAATGTATTATGTGCGCAAGGCCCAAGATGCAACGTCCTGTCGGCTGGATGGCCCCAAAGGTATTTATCCGCCTTTTGGAGCAGATGAGTCCGAAACAAAAATACATTGGTCTCCACCATTTCGGTGACAGCCTCTTGTACAATCAATTGCCTCACTACATTTCCCTTGCAGCACAAGTGGGCGTGGAAACTGGCCTCAGTGGTAATCCGCAGCTTCTCACAGATAGCCAAGGGGAGAATATCCTCAAAGCGGGGCTGAGCCACATCGTGCTTTCCCTAGATTCTCTCAACCCATTCCGTTTTAAAAGAATCCGGGGAGCTACCGCTGACCTAGCACTTGCAGACGCAAACATACGCAACTTTGTACGGAAGAGGGATGAGGGTGGCTTCTCAACGTGCATTACCCTACAAATGATCCAAATGAATATCAACCACGACGAGGGAGAGGCATTTTTAGAATATGCCACCAGCGTTGGAGTTGACCATGCGGTAGTCGTGCCGGTGGGCAGGTGGGACTTCGAGGACGATACCGCAGCAAACTTGGGTGTTGACGAAACCCGCCACACTCATGACTTTTGCCGCCGACCCTTCGAGTCGGTAGTTGTTTTATGGGACGGTCGTGTAGTGCCGTGTTGCCATGATTACAACGGAGAAATTATTTTAGGAGACCTGAGCCACCAGACATTGCAACAAATCTGGGACTCTACGGCTGTCAAAGCCTTTCGGCAAGGGCATGAGCGAACATCATTGTGCCGGAGATGCAATTTTTCACATGCGCGTCTTCGCGAGACTCGACAGCGGATTGGCGTCATGCGGTTTCACTGGGTCCGCGAAGAAAATCTGGAGTGGCACAATCCGGAGTCTAACCGCATTCTCAAATATGAAGGCTTCAATCCCGCAAGGAAATAG
- a CDS encoding methyltransferase: MKRESSNKPVKEKKLIYMAREPLSGFSDALYADFDVVRLSLVGANNRQAILLDKIDGLFSSIVIAMPAQYPKAQLKADLANVGRLLAPGGQAQVILPSPKVRNMVRTLARKFFDDVFLEKHCNVILLSSPTIGTYQIEELNWSYTPEGASTELLFTTVPGLFSYKHPDLGSSLLISCCDAGRGESVMDVGCGYGLLGVSLAARGCSVTMMDSDARAVRYSIKNLEQNGLTADVRHEYILSKLALPPMDYVVSNPPTHAGSDILRQLFMDMAKLCKPGGQLLIVIREQLNYEKWLAPLGRLEKVGSQDGFKVLRLW; the protein is encoded by the coding sequence ATGAAACGCGAGAGTTCGAATAAGCCCGTGAAAGAAAAAAAACTTATTTACATGGCACGAGAACCACTTTCCGGTTTCAGTGATGCGCTTTATGCAGACTTCGATGTTGTGCGCCTGTCCTTAGTCGGGGCGAACAATCGCCAGGCCATACTACTCGACAAAATTGATGGACTGTTCAGCAGCATAGTAATCGCCATGCCCGCCCAATATCCAAAGGCCCAACTGAAAGCCGATTTGGCAAACGTTGGCAGGCTGCTTGCGCCTGGCGGACAAGCGCAAGTCATTTTGCCGTCCCCGAAAGTACGCAACATGGTCCGTACGCTGGCGCGCAAATTTTTCGACGATGTGTTTTTGGAAAAACACTGCAATGTCATCTTGCTGAGTTCGCCAACCATTGGTACGTACCAGATCGAGGAACTTAACTGGTCATATACCCCTGAGGGTGCCTCAACCGAACTCTTATTCACCACGGTTCCAGGGCTCTTTTCTTATAAGCACCCGGATCTGGGGTCCAGTCTGCTTATTTCCTGTTGCGATGCCGGTCGAGGCGAATCCGTTATGGATGTCGGGTGCGGCTACGGTCTGCTGGGTGTCTCGCTGGCAGCCCGAGGTTGTTCCGTCACTATGATGGACAGCGATGCGAGGGCAGTGCGTTACTCAATAAAAAATCTGGAGCAAAACGGACTCACGGCGGACGTGCGGCATGAATACATTCTATCTAAGCTTGCTCTCCCACCCATGGATTATGTCGTCTCCAACCCTCCCACCCATGCTGGGAGTGATATTCTAAGACAGTTGTTCATGGACATGGCCAAACTGTGCAAACCTGGCGGGCAGCTCCTCATTGTCATTCGTGAGCAACTCAACTATGAAAAATGGCTTGCCCCCCTCGGAAGGTTGGAAAAGGTTGGTTCACAAGACGGCTTTAAAGTGCTTCGGCTATGGTAG